A genomic window from Lepisosteus oculatus isolate fLepOcu1 chromosome 27, fLepOcu1.hap2, whole genome shotgun sequence includes:
- the LOC102689354 gene encoding ankyrin repeat domain-containing protein 34A, whose translation MGDGGALHREGNALLKAVFQGKLRLARLLLEGGAYINEGNERGETPVAAACLASYEDPQNRTKMVRYLLEKGADPNIPDKSGRTALMHACAERAGKEVVSLLLEHGADPSLKDYSGSSALVHAINKGDRETLQILLDACKAKGKEVIIITTDTSPSGTKKTKQYLNSPPSPGVDDRLSPGGCMSPSEVEIRTSASPGSEKEEEEGIFSFALTSALPLPSARPPGDRRAPPPHKLLKRLNSEPWGLVAPSALSGGPPDRPEREGEAVAESEEGERVVSEMNGLSVSGPSRPVLSRRHSIETHDPCSPMLKDRSCSEDCAALYGSSWADKVQQHQVLYRRNTAPESQEAAGSALAGARGGVAHPKLTRMDHYESDTHLCPESIPGSPDSGRVSVERRKYNASPLSLLTSSSRESLESIPNSVSPLTMRRRPPGLLERRGSGTLLLDHISHTRPGFLPPLNVNPQRPIPDIRANGRPPSPVHSGHKILVPVAPSSPKRGESKLKKKLTRRHSMQTEQMKQLYNFQEILAEKMIEFTGD comes from the coding sequence ATGGGGGACGGGGGGGCCCTCCACAGGGAGGGCAACGCCCTCCTGAAGGCCGTCTTCCAGGGCAAGCTGCGCCTGGCCCGGCTGCTGCTGGAGGGGGGCGCCTACATCAACGAGGGCAACGAGCGCGGGGAGACGCCGGTGGCCGCCGCCTGCCTGGCCAGCTACGAGGACCCCCAGAACCGGACCAAGATGGTCCGCTACCTGCTGGAGAAGGGGGCCGACCCCAACATCCCGGACAAGTCGGGCCGGACGGCGCTGATGCACGCCTGCGCCGAGCGGGCGGGCAAGGAGGTGGTCTCCCTGCTCCTGGAGCACGGGGCGGACCCCAGCCTGAAGGACTACTCGGGCTCCTCGGCGCTGGTCCACGCCATCAACAAGGGCGACCGGGAGACGCTGCAGATCCTGCTGGACGCCTGCAAAGCCAAGGGCAAGGAGGTGATCATCATCACCACTGACACCTCCCCCTCGGGCACCAAAAAGACCAAGCAGTACCTCAACTCCCCCCCTTCGCCGGGCGTCGACGACAGGCTCTCGCCGGGGGGCTGCATGTCGCCCTCCGAGGTGGAGATCCGCACCTCGGCCTCGccgggcagcgagaaggaggaggaggagggcatcTTCAGCTTCGCCCTCACCTCCGCCCTCCCCCTGCCCTCCGCTCGGCCGCCGGGGGACAGGAGAGCCCCCCCCCCGCACAAGCTGCTGAAGAGGCTCAACTCCGAGCCCTGGGGGCTGGTGGCTCCCTCGGCGCTGAGCGGCGGCCCCCCCGACAGGccggagagggagggggaggccGTGGCGGAGTCGGAGGAAGGCGAGAGGGTCGTCTCGGAGATGAACGGCCTGAGCGTCTCCGGCCCCAGCCGGCCCGTCCTGTCCCGTAGGCACAGCATCGAGACGCACGACCCCTGCTCCCCCATGCTCAAGGACCGCTCCTGCTCGGAAGACTGCGCCGCCCTCTATGGCTCCTCTTGGGCCGACAAGGTCCAGCAGCACCAGGTGCTCTACCGGAGGAACACCGCCCCCGAATCCCAGGAGGCAGCTGGCTCGGCGCTGGCTGGGGCCCGGGGTGGCGTGGCCCACCCCAAACTGACCCGGATGGACCACTACGAGTCCGACACCCACCTCTGCCCGGAGTCCATCCCCGGATCCCCTGATTCCGGCCGGGTTTCGGTGGAACGCCGCAAGTACAACGCCTCCCCCCTCTCCTTGCTCACCAGCTCCTCCCGGGAATCCCTGGAGAGCATCCCCAATTCCGTCTCGCCCCTCACCATGCGCAGGAGACCCCCGGGGCTGCTGGAGCGCCGGGGGTCCGGCACGCTGCTGCTGGACCACATCTCCCACACCCGCCCCGGGTTCCTGCCCCCGCTGAACGTGAACCCCCAGAGGCCCATCCCCGACATCCGGGCCAACGGGAGACCCCCCTCCCCCGTGCACTCAGGCCACAAGATCCTGGTGCCGGTGGCGCCCAGCTCCCCCAAGCGTGGCGAATCCAAGCTGAAGAAGAAGCTGACACGGAGGCACTCCATGCAGACGGAGCAGATGAAGCAGCTCTACAACTTCCAGGAGATTCTGGCCGAGAAGATGATCGAGTTCACGGGGGACTGA
- the LOC102689149 gene encoding membrane-spanning 4-domains subfamily A member 4A-like, which produces MATSTTTSNGMTIITKVYPHGCSSVSAAVAHTAGAPSSIAHCELPTKLRRFLAGEPKALGVVEIMIGVVLFLFGIVEAVNPESIAVFSGIPFWGSIIYIVSGILSILAKKKVTPCLVKASLGMNIFSTITAGICIIMYSMDMFIWSYYGNCSYYDHCYNNYLYQTRTRGIRGVLLVFSILAFCISISISAFACKAVCHDSPQYVMEIPNPILPQPGDAEVPVLIPAMSGHALNVNGCVPGTVPQIYGNITPNAPPPQYTQ; this is translated from the exons ATGgccacctccaccaccacctccaATGGAATGACAATCATCACCAAGGTCTACCCACATGGCTGCAGCTCTGTGTCCGCTGCTGTTGCCCACACAGCGGGGGCGCCATCCTCCATTGCCCACTGCGAGTTGCCCACAAAACTGCGGCGCTTCCTGGCCGGAGAGCCCAAAGCCCTGGGG GTTGTGGAGATCATGATTGGCGTGGTGCTGTTCCTGTTCGGGATCGTGGAGGCTGTAAACCCAGAAAGCATCGCTGTCTTCTCTGGAATTCCGTTCTGGGGGAGTATAATA TACATAGTTTCTGGGATTCTCTCTATTTTGGCCAAGAAGAAAGTCACCCCTTGCCTG GTGAAGGCTTCGCTTGGGATGAACATCTTCAGCACCATCACAGCTGGCATCTGCATCATCATGTATTCCATGGATATGTTCATTTGGTCTTATTATGGCAACTGCTCATATTACGACCACTGCTACAATAACTATTTGTACCAG ACGAGGACTCGGGGAATACGAGGAGTGCTCCTGGTTTTCTCGATCCTAGCATTCTGCATCTCGATCTCCATCTCTGCATTCGCCTGCAAAGCAGTCTGCCATGACAGCCCACAG TACGTGATGGAGATTCCGAACCCAATCCTACCTCAGCCTGGCGACGCTGAGGTCCCTGTGCTCATCCCAGCGATGTCCGGCCACGCTCTGAATGTGAACGGCTGCGTGCCTGGGACAGTGCCGCAGATCTACGGGAACATAACCCCTAACGCCCCCCCTCCTCAGTACACCCAGTAA
- the nes gene encoding nestin: MELLAAGRAPRPPPGEEKLQMWDLNKRLESYLSRVKALEEENELLRAQIATLHRNQPEQGAWRAELDRELARAREAVEAAGRSRDRAELERDHLSQELGEVEGRRRQELAAQEEARRGLAEGRRALEEEKRAQIWLRERAAQLEKELQLTTETHQEDVSLLRAALAHARPSPQPAPALQPDPALQLRDLGLDYSQRAAQAWREAASSYQSQLGRLEDSLAQAQARLARLSQEKRESCLAAQGLARELEAARARKGALERSAAGQRDRQREELGKLQAHIDSLEQEKESLREQIAALLADRQNLQQLKMSLGLEVATYRALLDTESLRFKVPSASLQLNFVPRHGESGTEGVRETIQTTLARPGRQVSLVSAKLLGSDKTPPPGTTGTRNKLPTMAAPSRPPVGKALKDTPAVVAPRRAEEPIKETKQERGNWDVETSRQVDWPPACSKEASKGGRGEEGQRSKVSPASLLSTTPPQGSALPSEVQLQLPAGQSEDNREVVGDKDEQQETVRAADSQEPEDDEPVPELCSRTEAVTYATSTPALLGMAPQALETVDRPQAVAERAMSDQPQKVGETEDDTQPDAGEGAPLGLTLELGYLLEPQQASTLPVSHGGLVTQESELERYEEQDGATAELEAGNQEETLEPCIAALQHSSVLLERPPQGALVDTEVSDDDDEPPTKATEASAGAKDSWAPELMDELMADTHHPESMIGSRTEEKREESPILPPKPLKEEPLFEEPTVGDTAGREDPQPQRTLVAEPLGKDSAFEGGLPEDLVTPALQQFVQESHGERVTSECAWEEPLEAAGEPPLKPEEQAPPKNGSGNAEGGDEVGQWDNEEADGDDRSAADEGEGESDRLSEHEAGKDHVTGEGKGETKAEDLEETGEKEKAFGDSETAAEYWGEEGSAGRETPEDETEQMSREEEAILAVEPPSGSHFPAEGKPSDNLNASPEMEPVDSSAEEEDSPNASQSWRTDGEELESADGYALENTLADTRSLIQYKSEEAVWDLNTQGSPEEDAESEGPMSDEEGRVGSEFGKEEREEDFQSREADKMGNLNIEADEEKSSSKGEEEEGRDDPRGAAQESPLPSEEEEILSEKQTEADNMRGFGEYETLETAGGNISHGEEQDLLRNLEDEAESKEDENGTGQDEGAQITGSGWNKPHEERDREGQEERRTEDPPESVTDSEADKDVQEERPVTAEQEAEVQLAEEKEGAKTETAESDPEQEAEPQTEMNPQEHAEMHSEEPDVAQTNSGHVHVTEDTEKGLHVEEGSRAKADSDDDNQCDEDSQAKADSDDDNQCDEDSQAKADSDDDNQCDEDLRAKPDSDDDDQSDEEAEMKHVHVENVVTTQLPSKTEDLTAEEHLDVSSDEDNRTEDVKPAPLHQASARSDVDVDVSGALEKTEAVEPHPDQSVEEKREEGQNLSMLTNVDSTEQLSLASELSSTPDTVALAHSESEGSCSSDDESPNVSRFSQTFGKGGDALGSFTGGPPDAGATEDTEEICAEAAPSSALPLNSEGQGGDDFGGKARAESDKPEQEEWEVLENPDPNPWGAVEFHVGSRAAGESIQGFPSVEVAAQDVKGTAQPSGGFPSCPAQEDDLLDVDADEPVTLPTANGDHRGPGDLFRSHVNGNPWSPAEEIEAAGGGGLLGHDEHRLFQGDLHLDQQREPKSPPPAKKGADERTEADGATQGTQSISAQLGGQPAIKGLLYGSTETEDRRSVDSLEEGDSWSSGEE, from the exons ATGGAGCTGCTGGCGGCCGGCCGCGCCCCGCGCCCCCCGCCGGGGGAGGAGAAACTGCAGATGTGGGACCTGAACAAGCGCCTGGAGAGCTACCTGTCCCGCGTGAAGGCCCTGGAGGAGGAGAACGAGCTCCTGCGGGCCCAGATCGCCACCCTGCACCGGAACCAGCCGGAGCAAGGGGCCTGGAGGGCGGAGCTGGACCGCGAGCTGGCCCGGGCCCGCGAGGCTGTGGAGGCGGCCGGGCGGAGCCGCGACCGGGCCGAGCTGGAGAGGGACCACCTGAGCCAGGAGCTGGGAGAGGTGGAGGgcaggaggaggcaggagctggCCGCCCAGGAAGAGGCCCGCAGGGGGCTGGCGGAGGGCAGGAGGGCcctggaggaggagaagagAGCCCAGATCTGGCTGCGGGAGAGGGCGGCCCAGCTGGAGAAGGAGCTGCAGCTCACGACGGAGACCCACCAGGAGGACGTCTCCCTCCTCCGGGCCGCCCTGGCCCACGCCCGGCCCTCCCCGCAGCCGGCGCCGGCTCTCCAGCCCGATCCGGCCCTCCAGCTCCGGGACCTGGGCTTGGATTACTCCCAGAGGGCGGCCCAGGCCTGGAGGGAGGCGGCCAGCTCCTACCAGAGCCAGCTGGGCCGGCTGGAAGACTCCCTGGCCCAGGCCCAGGCCCGCTTGGCCCGGCTGAGCCAGGAGAAGAGGGAGAGCTGCCTCGCGGCGCAGGGCCTGGCCAGGGAGCTGGAGGCGGCCCGCGCCAggaagggggcgctggagaggaGCGCGGCCGGGCAGCGGGACAGGCAGAGGGAGGAGCTGGGCAAGCTGCAG GCCCACATAGATTCCCTGGAGCAGGAGAAGGAGAGCCTGCGCGAACAGATCGCCGCCCTCCTGGCGGACAGGCAGAACCTGCAGCAGCTCAAGATGTCCCTGGGGCTGGAGGTGGCCACCTACAG ggCCCTCCTGGATACAGAGAGCCTGAGATTTAAGGTGCCTTCGGCGAGCCTCCAGCTGAATTTTGTTCCCAGAC ATGGAGAGTCTGGCACTGAAGGAGTGCGGGAGACCATCCAAACAACGCTGGCCAGGCCAGGCCGTCAAGTCAGCCTGGTCTCTGCGAAGCTGCTTGGCTCAGACAAGACGCCGCCGCCTGGCACAACAGGGACGCGGAACAAGTTGCCCACGATGGCAGCACCCTCCCGGCCCCCTGTGGGCAAAGCTCTGAAAGACACGCCCGCTGTCGTGGCACCCCGAAGGGCAGAAGAGCCCATCAAGGAGACGAAACAGGAGAGGGGGAACTGGGATGTTGAAACATCCAGGCAGGTAGACTGGCCACCGGCTTGCTCCAAAGAAGCTTCGAAGGGCGGAAGAGGGGAGGAAGGTCAAAGGTCAAAGGTCAGCCCGGCTTCACTTCTTTCCACGACTccaccacaggggtctgccctTCCGTCCGAGGTCCAGCTCCAGCTGCCCGCAGGTCAATCGGAAGACAATCGCGAGGTGGTAGGGGATAAAGACGAACAGCAGGAAACCGTTCGGGCTGCAGACAGCCAGGAGCCCGAGGATGACGAGCCCGTGCCAGAGCTCTGTTCCCGGACCGAGGCCGTCACTTACGCTACGTCGACTCCAGCCCTTCTGGGAATGGCTCCACAGGCACTCGAGACTGTTGACCGTCCCCAGGCCGTTGCGGAGCGAGCCATGAGCGACCAACCACAGAAGGTGGGAGAGACAGAAGACGACACGCAGCCCGACGCAGGAGAGGGGGCACCTCTGGGGCTGACTCTTGAACTGGGCTATCTCCTTGAACCTCAGCAGGCCTCCACCCTTCCTGTTAGTCACGGAGGACTGGTGACCCAGGAGTCCGAGTTGGAAAGGTACGAAGAGCAAGATGGCGCTACTGCTGAGCTCGAGGCTGGGAACCAAGAGGAGACTCTGGAGCCGTGCATAGCGGCCCTTCAGCACTCCAGTGTCCTCCTAGAAAGGCCACCTCAAGGCGCCTTGGTGGACACCGAAGTgtcagatgatgatgatgagccGCCTACCAAAGCAACAGAGGCAAGCGCAGGCGCAAAGGACTCATGGGCACCGGAGCTGATGGACGAGTTAATGGCTGACACCCACCACCCAGAAAGCATGATCGGCAGCAGAACTGAAGAAAAGAGGGAAGAATCCCCCATCCTTCCCCCCAAACCTCTCAAAGAGGAGCCATTGTTTGAGGAGCCCACAGTAGGGGACACCGCAGGCCGAGAAGATCCCCAGCCCCAGCGCACGCTGGTAGCAGAGCCGCTTGGGAAAGACAGTGCCTTTGAAGGCGGACTTCCTGAAGACCTTGTCACCCCTGCTCTCCAGCAGTTCGTCCAGGAGAGCCACGGGGAAAGAGTCACTTCGGAATGTGCATGGGAGGAGCCACTGGAAGCTGCTGGGGAGCCTCCTCTGAAACCAGAAGAGCAAGCCCCGCCCAAGAACGGATCAGGAAATGCAGAGGGAGGTGATGAAGTGGGACAGTGGGACAATGAGGAGGCAGACGGAGATGACAGGAGTGCTGCTGATGAGGGCGAAGGAGAATCAGACCGCCTCTCGGAACACGAAGCCGGAAAGGATCACGTGACGGGGGAAGGCAAAGGAGAAACTAAGGCCGAAGACctagaggagacaggagagaaggAAAAAGCTTTTGGAGACAGCGAAACAGCTGCTGAATATTGGGGAGAGGAGGGCTCGGCTGGCAGGGAGACTCCTGAAGATGAAACGGAGCAGATGAGCAGGGAGGAGGAAGCCATTTTGGCTGTTGAGCCACCTTCCGGCTCCCATTTCCCAGCAGAGGGAAAACCAAGCGATAATCTGAACGCATCCCCAGAAATGGAGCCAGTGGATTCATCCGCAGAGGAAGAGGATTCTCCCAACGCGTCCCAGTCTTGGAGGACAGACGGCGAAGAGCTGGAGAGCGCCGACGGCTACGCTTTGGAGAACACCCTGGCTGACACCCGCTCTCTGATCCAGTACAAGAGCGAGGAAGCAGTctgggatttgaacacccaGGGATCGCCCGAGGAGGACGCGGAATCTGAGGGACCGATGAGCGACGAGGAAGGACGAGTTGGATCGGAATTTGGGAAAGAAGAAAGGGAAGAGGACTTTCAATCCAGAGAAGCAGATAAGATGGGAAATCTCAATATAGAGGCTGATGAAGAAAAGTCAAGTTCAAAAGGAGAAGAGGAAGAGGGAAGGGATGACCCTAGAGGAGCAGCCCAGGAGAGTCCACTGCcatctgaggaggaggagatcTTGAGTGAGAAGCAGACAGAAGCCGACAACATGAGGGGGTTTGGAGAATACGAAACTCTAGAAACAGCCGGGGGAAACATCAGccatggagaggagcaggaTCTTCTCAGGAACCTTGAGGATGAAGCGGAAAGCAAGGAAGATGAAAATGGGACAGGACAAGatgaaggagctcagatcacggGGTCAGGCTGGAACAAACCACACGAGGAGAGGGATCgagagggacaggaagagaGACGCACAGAAGATCCTCCAGAATCGGTGACAGACTCCGAGGCAGACAAAGATGTGCAGGAGGAAAGGCCCGTCACAGCAGAGCAGGAGGCGGAGGTGCAGCtggcagaagaaaaagaaggagcTAAGACAGAGACAGCCGAGAGCGATCCGGAGCAGGAGGCAGAGCCGCAGACAGAGATGAATCCACAGGAGCATGCTGAAATGCACAGTGAAGAGCCAGATGTGGCACAGACGAATTCGGGCCATGTCCACGTGACAGAAGACACAGAGAAAGGGTTGCATGTGGAAGAAGGTTCACGGGCCAAAGCAGACAGTGACGATGACAACCAGTGTGATGAAGACTCACAGGCCAAAGCAGACAGTGACGATGACAACCAGTGTGATGAAGACTCACAGGCCAAAGCAGACAGTGACGATGACAACCAGTGTGATGAAGACTTACGGGCCAAACCAGACAGTGACGATGACGACCAGTCTGATGAGGAGGCAGAAATGAAACACGTGCACGTAGAAAATGTAGTCACAACTCAGCTGCCCTCCAAAACAGAAGATCTGACAGCGGAAGAACATTTGGATGTGTCCTCTGATGAAGACAATCGCACAGAAGATGTGAAACCAGCCCCTTTGCATCAAGCCTCAGCCAGGTCGGATGTTGACGTTGATGTTTCAGGAGCTTTGGAAAAGACGGAAGCTGTCGAGCCCCATCCAGACCAGAGCGTGGAAGAGAAACGGGAAGAAGGACAAAACCTGTCCATGCTCACCAACGTGGACTCCACCGAGCAGCTGTCTTTGGCCAGCGAGCTCAGCAGCACCCCGGACACTGTCGCTCTGGCCCACTCGGAGTCGGAAGGCTCGTGCAGCTCCGACGACGAGTCGCCCAACGTCAGCCGGTTTTCACAGACGTTCGGCAAAGGGGGAGACGCCTTAGGCTCTTTCACCGGTGGGCCACCGGACGCCGGAGCCACCGAAGACACAGAGGAGATCTGCGCAGAGGCAGCGCCCTCCAGCGCCCTCCCCTTGAACAGCGAAGGGCAGGGGGGCGATGACTTCGGCGGGAAGGCGCGGGCGGAAAGCGACAAGCCGGAACAGGAAGAATGGGAGGTCCTGGAAAACCCAGATCCAAATCCATGGGGGGCTGTAGAGTTCCACGTGGGATCGAGAGCTGCCGGTGAAAGCATCCAGGGTTTTCCCAGCGTGGAAGTCGCAGCCCAGGACGTGAAGGGCACGGCCCAGCCCTCCGGAGGCTTCCCGAGCTGCCCTGCCCAGGAGGATGACCTGTTGGACGTGGATGCCGACGAGCCCGTGACATTGCCTACAGCCAACGGAGATCACAGAGGACCGGGCGACCTTTTCCGCTCCCACGTGAACGGCAACCCCTGGAGCCCGGCCGAGGAGATCGAAgccgcggggggggggggccttCTCGGCCACGACGAGCATCGGCTCTTCCAGGGGGACCTTCACCTGGATCAACAGCGGGAGCCGAAATCGCCCCCCCCGGCCAAGAAGGGAGCAGACGAGCGCACGGAGGCGGATGGGGCCACCCAAGGGACCCAGTCCATTTCCGCACAGCTGGGAGGGCAGCCAGCCATCAAGGGTCTCCTCTACGGAAGCACGGAGACCGAGGACAGACGCTCAGTGGATTCCCTGGAGGAAGGGGACTCCTGGtcctctggagaagagtag